A single Streptomyces sannanensis DNA region contains:
- a CDS encoding CAP domain-containing protein produces the protein MRRTCVAACAAPLLLFTGAAAASAATMTTPVVTTPNAVQQVSAGEILSLINAEREKAGCSALTVNPQLTQAAQAHADDMEKNNLTGHTGSDGSDVPARIDRTGYRWRAYAENVSGPGQGTAQAHVTGWLDSPGHKGNIDNCSLADTGVGVAGDRVVQVFATPG, from the coding sequence GTGCGTCGCACATGCGTCGCCGCGTGCGCAGCCCCGCTCCTGCTGTTCACCGGAGCCGCCGCCGCAAGCGCCGCCACCATGACGACGCCGGTGGTCACCACGCCGAACGCCGTGCAACAGGTCTCGGCAGGCGAGATCCTGTCCCTGATCAACGCGGAACGGGAGAAGGCCGGTTGCTCGGCTCTGACCGTGAACCCCCAGCTCACCCAGGCTGCCCAGGCCCATGCCGACGACATGGAGAAGAACAACCTCACGGGCCACACCGGTTCCGACGGTTCCGATGTCCCCGCCCGGATCGACCGCACCGGCTACAGGTGGCGTGCCTACGCGGAAAACGTGTCCGGACCCGGTCAGGGCACCGCACAGGCCCATGTCACCGGCTGGCTCGACAGCCCCGGACACAAAGGCAACATCGACAACTGCAGCCTCGCCGACACAGGCGTCGGGGTAGC